One Staphylococcus ratti DNA segment encodes these proteins:
- a CDS encoding DUF3139 domain-containing protein, with amino-acid sequence MAKKILGFVLVAVILFVLVAAGFFAYKGYQKSQNFKLIDQYLVEKNLKDKIIDEKSDYDQRKGIFYKELRFKGDEKNVYIAQPIHLKRGFFLQGFDAKTKKHDKKAKYNFFDEEYKLK; translated from the coding sequence ATGGCAAAGAAAATTTTAGGTTTTGTTTTAGTTGCTGTCATTTTATTCGTCTTAGTCGCTGCTGGCTTCTTTGCCTATAAAGGGTATCAAAAAAGTCAAAATTTTAAGCTCATTGATCAATATTTAGTTGAAAAGAACTTAAAAGATAAAATTATTGACGAAAAAAGTGACTACGATCAACGTAAAGGCATTTTCTATAAAGAACTGCGTTTTAAAGGCGATGAAAAAAATGTTTACATCGCACAGCCAATCCATTTAAAGCGAGGCTTTTTCTTGCAAGGTTTCGATGCTAAAACAAAGAAACATGACAAAAAAGCAAAATATAACTTCTTTGATGAAGAATACAAACTCAAATAA
- a CDS encoding M20/M25/M40 family metallo-hydrolase → MNMKWQTASDREALLKQLVAHSSVTHSAGERTFPYMIRNKLMTIDYFKQHPGHVQLVATNDQRHAVVAFYKAPQSKSTITLISHYDTVGIEDYGPFQDQAFDMDALTDAFKEDNSYLGEVSRADLESGDYLFGRGAMDMKPGLMLHMALLEKASIENWDVNLILLTVPDEEVTSKGMHAAVEYVNELRKQHQLSIQLHLNSEPTFQQAQDDSNHYYYSGSIGKIMPSVLVYGRETHVGTPSNGLSSNFLMSYIQQEIEYSLNFKETFEDEQTPMPVSLKVTDMKDYYDVQTPFRSVALFNLFLFKRNANEVFKHFNEAVKRAVEKGMTQYEARIRAEGITSNIDINYMTYDELYAHAVAIHQATTVNQMIDDVIAHESAPHLQCITIVDTLMTLCRDLGPSVITFFTPPYYPATNTSFNALTEAIGETIRETSSSQFERHSERIHYFNGISDLSYVAPSPNGSGFEAFENNTPIFNQTYKIPFKAIEEIQAPLLNCGPIGKDAHKVIERIHKQSAFVELPVILESIIRKHFLD, encoded by the coding sequence ATGAATATGAAATGGCAAACTGCCTCAGATAGAGAAGCACTGCTCAAACAACTTGTAGCACATTCTAGTGTGACACATTCTGCCGGAGAACGAACGTTTCCATATATGATTCGAAATAAGCTTATGACGATAGATTATTTTAAACAACATCCAGGACATGTACAACTCGTAGCCACAAATGATCAACGTCACGCTGTGGTCGCATTTTATAAAGCACCTCAATCTAAAAGTACCATCACACTTATCAGTCATTATGACACAGTAGGTATTGAGGATTATGGACCATTTCAGGACCAAGCGTTCGATATGGATGCCTTAACTGACGCATTCAAAGAAGATAACAGCTACCTTGGGGAAGTCAGTCGAGCCGATTTAGAATCAGGAGACTATTTGTTTGGCCGTGGTGCTATGGATATGAAGCCTGGTCTAATGTTACATATGGCATTGCTTGAGAAAGCTAGTATAGAAAACTGGGATGTCAATTTAATTTTGTTGACGGTACCCGATGAAGAAGTCACGTCAAAAGGCATGCATGCAGCTGTTGAATACGTAAATGAACTTCGAAAGCAACATCAACTTTCAATCCAATTGCACCTTAATAGTGAACCTACTTTCCAACAAGCGCAAGATGACAGCAACCATTACTATTACAGCGGTTCTATTGGTAAAATTATGCCTAGTGTATTAGTGTACGGCCGTGAAACACATGTCGGCACGCCTTCTAATGGCTTAAGTTCGAACTTCTTAATGAGCTATATTCAACAAGAAATAGAATATAGTTTAAATTTCAAAGAAACTTTTGAAGATGAACAAACGCCTATGCCCGTAAGTTTAAAGGTTACGGATATGAAAGATTATTATGATGTACAAACGCCTTTTCGCTCAGTCGCATTGTTCAATCTGTTTTTGTTTAAACGGAATGCGAATGAAGTATTCAAACATTTTAATGAAGCTGTTAAAAGGGCTGTTGAAAAAGGCATGACTCAATACGAAGCGCGTATTCGTGCTGAAGGTATTACATCTAATATAGACATCAATTACATGACTTATGACGAATTGTATGCACATGCTGTAGCGATTCATCAAGCGACAACCGTAAATCAAATGATTGACGATGTTATCGCACACGAATCCGCACCACATCTTCAATGCATTACTATAGTAGATACATTAATGACGCTGTGTCGTGATTTAGGGCCTTCAGTTATTACCTTTTTTACACCGCCTTATTATCCTGCAACAAATACATCATTTAATGCACTGACTGAAGCTATAGGGGAAACGATTCGTGAGACATCAAGCAGTCAATTTGAACGCCATTCAGAGCGTATTCATTATTTTAATGGGATCAGTGATTTAAGCTATGTGGCGCCTTCGCCAAATGGTTCGGGTTTTGAAGCTTTTGAAAATAACACGCCTATTTTTAACCAAACCTATAAAATACCTTTTAAAGCAATCGAAGAAATTCAAGCGCCTTTACTAAATTGTGGCCCAATCGGTAAAGATGCACATAAAGTCATTGAGCGTATTCATAAACAAAGCGCTTTTGTCGAATTGCCTGTAATTTTAGAATCTATCATTCGCAAACATTTTTTAGACTAA